Proteins from one Fervidicoccaceae archaeon genomic window:
- a CDS encoding DUF47 family protein, whose amino-acid sequence MPEGIINPNDEAVQSSIAEMNLFEQLQKILSVVDAEGKRLEEILSMMNEGKLELAKKGYEYVKQLKDEAQRIRESTMEYVVRASPALLTKELYMFSLSHLDRLIQIMDSIAYRVTIIAQSGVGLDGDVREKLMLISSKSLGMVGDLFQEAKLLSTNMRGIIDIHESINAKEEEVDQIYRSLVLEIIKKYSRDLFSLMILKEIIDLVEDLADIIREASHDFKYLALHKL is encoded by the coding sequence ATGCCTGAAGGCATAATAAACCCGAATGATGAGGCTGTCCAGAGCAGTATAGCGGAAATGAATTTGTTTGAGCAGCTCCAGAAAATCCTCAGTGTTGTTGATGCAGAGGGAAAAAGGTTAGAAGAGATATTGAGCATGATGAATGAGGGCAAGCTTGAGCTAGCCAAGAAGGGATATGAGTATGTGAAACAGCTCAAGGATGAGGCTCAAAGAATAAGAGAGAGCACCATGGAGTATGTGGTGAGGGCCTCGCCTGCTCTGCTGACAAAGGAGCTCTACATGTTCTCACTATCTCATCTTGACAGGCTAATTCAGATAATGGATTCTATAGCATACAGAGTTACAATTATAGCTCAATCTGGAGTGGGGTTGGATGGAGATGTGAGAGAGAAGCTAATGCTGATCTCGAGCAAGTCGTTGGGAATGGTGGGGGATCTGTTTCAGGAAGCCAAGCTCCTTAGCACCAACATGAGGGGGATAATAGATATACACGAAAGCATAAATGCTAAGGAAGAAGAAGTGGATCAGATCTATAGAAGTCTTGTGCTGGAGATAATCAAGAAGTACTCCAGGGATCTATTCTCCCTCATGATTCTGAAAGAGATAATAGATCTTGTTGAGGATCTCGCTGATATAATAAGGGAAGCAAGTCATGACTTCAAATACCTCGCACTCCACAAGCTCTAA
- the endA gene encoding tRNA-intron lyase — MTSNTSHSTSSNPRASGILLGLRVVLFSGESSSHIYAQGFYGKPFGIKKPERKQYNEAIELSLVEALYLLERGMIEVYTFDNVKLSADELRGEARKRIENFDSLYRIYEDLRKKGFVVRSGLKFGSDYAIYRVGPGIEHAPYLVHVYKGEQEIDPIEIVRMGRLSHSVRKKFMLAIDDEKSGIEYVLFKWFKP, encoded by the coding sequence ATGACTTCAAATACCTCGCACTCCACAAGCTCTAATCCCAGAGCTTCAGGCATTCTACTGGGCCTAAGGGTAGTTCTATTCAGCGGTGAGAGCTCCTCCCACATATATGCCCAGGGATTTTACGGAAAGCCCTTCGGAATCAAAAAGCCAGAGCGAAAGCAATATAATGAGGCTATAGAGCTATCACTGGTTGAGGCCCTCTATCTCCTTGAGAGAGGAATGATAGAAGTATACACCTTTGATAATGTCAAGCTAAGTGCGGATGAACTGAGAGGGGAGGCTAGGAAGAGAATAGAAAACTTCGACTCTCTCTATAGAATATATGAGGATCTGAGGAAGAAGGGGTTCGTTGTGAGAAGCGGCCTCAAATTCGGCTCCGACTATGCGATTTACAGAGTTGGTCCAGGAATAGAGCATGCCCCATACCTCGTGCATGTATATAAAGGAGAGCAGGAAATAGATCCGATTGAAATTGTGAGAATGGGAAGATTGAGCCACAGTGTAAGAAAGAAATTCATGCTAGCTATAGATGATGAGAAAAGTGGAATAGAATATGTTCTTTTCAAGTGGTTCAAGCCCTGA